In Lachnospiraceae bacterium, one DNA window encodes the following:
- a CDS encoding ParA family protein — translation MSKKATIIAVVNQKGGTGKTTTTENLGVGLALEGKKVLLVDTDPQASLTVSLGNPCPDDLSPTLSDLMGKIMMENPITPDEGILHHPEGVDLVPSNIELSGMEVALVNAMSRETILRQYLDTVKQNYDYILLDCMPSLGMLTVNALAAADNVLIPVQAAYLPAKGLEQLLGTINKVKRQINPKLRIEGILLTMVDSRTNYSKDISNLIRESYGGKLKVYKTDIPRSVRAEEISAEGTSIFKHDPKGKVAEAYKILTKEVLNNAEKRRKHQLEGVR, via the coding sequence ATGTCGAAAAAAGCAACCATCATTGCGGTGGTCAATCAGAAAGGAGGCACTGGAAAGACCACCACCACCGAGAATCTGGGCGTTGGCTTGGCTCTTGAAGGAAAAAAGGTGCTTCTGGTAGACACCGATCCCCAGGCTTCCCTGACGGTCAGTTTGGGCAATCCCTGCCCGGATGATCTGTCTCCGACACTTTCCGATCTGATGGGAAAGATTATGATGGAAAACCCTATTACTCCCGATGAAGGGATTCTTCATCATCCGGAGGGCGTTGATTTGGTGCCGTCCAACATCGAACTCTCAGGTATGGAGGTAGCACTGGTCAATGCCATGAGCCGGGAAACCATTCTCCGGCAATACCTGGATACAGTCAAACAGAATTATGATTACATTCTTCTTGACTGTATGCCGTCTTTGGGTATGCTGACCGTCAATGCGTTGGCAGCTGCCGACAATGTGCTGATACCGGTTCAGGCAGCATACCTTCCTGCAAAGGGTCTGGAACAGCTGCTTGGAACCATCAACAAGGTCAAGAGGCAAATCAACCCGAAACTGAGGATTGAAGGGATTCTTCTGACGATGGTGGACAGCCGCACCAACTACTCCAAAGACATCAGCAATCTGATTCGGGAGAGCTACGGCGGAAAGCTGAAGGTTTACAAGACCGACATTCCCCGCTCTGTCCGTGCAGAGGAAATCAGCGCAGAGGGAACCAGTATCTTCAAGCATGATCCCAAAGGCAAAGTTGCCGAAGCCTATAAAATTCTGACGAAGGAGGTGTTAAACAATGCAGAAAAAAGGCGCAAACATCAGCTTGAAGGGGTACGATGA
- a CDS encoding WYL domain-containing protein codes for MQNSTNMRVLELLRFLYERTNENHPATVSDIIAHLNGKGIQAVRQTVYADTNALIDAGIDIVVVKSTQNQYFMGSRLFEYPELKMLTDAVASSKIISAKKSEELVQKLCRLTSTHQAEQLQKFAALSSRVKPHNEKVYYIIDNIQTAIGNHQQIRFQYYEYTQEKKKILKHDGYYYVVNPYALEWKNDHYYLIGFSLKHQKIAHFRVDRLTGVETLETCFIPIEGFDVASYTNKMVDMFTSESSKEVTLVCESELMRVIIDHYGEDVPVEKYDDGHFTARIEVNPSGTFYGWIFKFKGKIKILSPKECITEMQQIAHEFI; via the coding sequence ATGCAGAATTCAACAAATATGCGGGTACTGGAATTGCTCCGGTTTCTCTATGAGCGGACCAATGAAAACCATCCCGCCACAGTATCTGACATCATTGCCCATCTGAATGGAAAAGGAATTCAGGCAGTGCGGCAGACTGTTTACGCGGATACCAATGCGCTGATCGATGCAGGAATTGATATTGTGGTGGTCAAGAGTACCCAAAACCAATATTTTATGGGAAGCCGCCTGTTTGAGTATCCAGAACTGAAAATGCTGACAGATGCAGTAGCTTCCTCGAAGATCATTTCTGCCAAGAAATCCGAGGAACTGGTACAGAAATTATGCCGTCTGACCAGCACACATCAGGCAGAGCAGCTTCAAAAATTTGCTGCTTTATCCAGCCGTGTCAAACCGCATAATGAAAAGGTTTACTATATCATTGATAATATCCAAACAGCGATTGGAAACCATCAGCAAATTCGGTTCCAATACTATGAATATACTCAGGAAAAAAAGAAAATCTTAAAGCACGATGGATATTATTATGTCGTAAATCCTTATGCGCTTGAATGGAAAAATGACCATTACTATTTGATTGGATTTTCTCTGAAGCATCAGAAAATTGCTCACTTCCGTGTAGATCGGCTAACAGGCGTAGAAACCCTTGAAACTTGCTTTATACCGATAGAGGGATTTGATGTAGCCTCCTATACAAACAAAATGGTGGATATGTTTACCTCAGAGTCATCGAAAGAAGTAACCCTGGTATGTGAAAGCGAACTGATGCGTGTAATCATAGACCATTATGGAGAAGATGTACCTGTTGAGAAATATGATGATGGACACTTCACAGCAAGGATTGAAGTAAACCCCAGTGGAACTTTTTATGGCTGGATATTCAAATTCAAGGGAAAAATAAAAATCCTATCCCCAAAAGAGTGCATTACAGAAATGCAGCAAATTGCTCATGAATTTATATAG
- a CDS encoding sigma-70 family RNA polymerase sigma factor, which translates to MTRVFIWKNNSPQEWEEISFSAFSKARRNGCFTGRFFVETVKMFRDEDDRIIMECSRKDFEKYQQEDRHSRYLQEHEKSRSIFPASHVGDRDGTEEGYQDTDLFVDESVDTAEQAICNLLMADLHRALQQLSQKERSFILDYYGMEKPSTLQLAKRYGISQPAAHKRLKKIEEKIKKLVIDF; encoded by the coding sequence ATGACGAGAGTATTCATTTGGAAAAATAACAGCCCACAGGAATGGGAGGAAATCAGTTTTTCAGCGTTCAGTAAGGCACGCCGCAATGGTTGCTTTACTGGGCGCTTTTTTGTTGAAACAGTCAAAATGTTCCGTGATGAAGATGACCGCATTATCATGGAATGTTCTCGCAAAGATTTTGAAAAATACCAACAGGAGGACCGCCACAGCCGCTATCTCCAGGAACATGAGAAAAGTCGCTCTATATTCCCGGCTTCTCATGTGGGAGATCGTGACGGCACAGAGGAAGGTTATCAGGATACAGATTTGTTTGTGGATGAATCTGTTGATACTGCGGAACAAGCAATTTGTAATCTTCTTATGGCCGATCTGCACCGTGCTTTGCAGCAGCTGAGTCAGAAAGAACGCTCTTTTATCTTGGATTATTACGGCATGGAAAAGCCAAGTACACTGCAATTAGCCAAAAGATATGGCATTAGTCAGCCCGCAGCTCATAAGCGTCTGAAAAAAATTGAAGAAAAAATAAAAAAGTTGGTTATAGATTTCTAA
- a CDS encoding DUF3881 family protein, with protein MHKFMRTIGFSGCDSDLEIDKIMRKLAKTATKTAVLERNDHPGLYELRAELAPGMGIVMIGQMTEKGTFKREYAFPYVTGSDISSSAECSIQRHAERETYAGLLDEYRVGISLIFYITNSIEYRSRRSKRLPVLAKNICLSGLASQGKVLLPVKKTPKQAADLKQAARKRGNLLEAARRGDTDAIETLTVEDMDLYSMVTRRIIKEDMYSIIETSFMPSGIECDQYSIIGNILSVNLVENELTKEEIYRLRVECNDMVFTVAINKADLLGEPAPGRRFKGQIWMQGLVDFGVNDMLC; from the coding sequence ATGCACAAATTTATGCGCACCATAGGATTTAGCGGCTGCGACAGTGACCTGGAAATAGATAAGATCATGCGAAAGCTGGCAAAAACAGCTACAAAAACGGCTGTATTGGAAAGAAACGACCACCCCGGTCTTTATGAGCTCCGTGCGGAACTGGCACCGGGAATGGGGATCGTCATGATCGGTCAGATGACAGAAAAAGGAACTTTTAAACGGGAATATGCATTCCCTTATGTAACCGGCAGCGATATTTCATCTTCTGCTGAATGTTCCATCCAGCGCCATGCTGAACGTGAAACCTATGCCGGCCTTTTAGATGAATACCGCGTAGGCATTTCCCTTATCTTTTATATAACTAATTCCATAGAATATAGAAGCCGCCGGTCAAAGCGACTTCCGGTACTGGCAAAAAATATATGCCTGTCCGGACTTGCTTCCCAGGGAAAGGTCTTGCTGCCAGTAAAAAAGACTCCCAAGCAGGCTGCCGACCTGAAACAGGCCGCCAGAAAACGAGGAAATCTCTTAGAAGCTGCCCGCCGGGGTGATACGGACGCTATTGAAACCCTGACTGTAGAGGATATGGATCTGTATTCAATGGTCACAAGGCGTATTATAAAAGAGGATATGTACTCTATTATCGAAACCAGCTTTATGCCAAGCGGCATTGAATGCGACCAGTATTCCATTATCGGAAATATCTTAAGCGTAAACCTGGTGGAAAATGAACTGACAAAAGAAGAAATCTACCGTCTGCGTGTAGAATGCAATGATATGGTATTTACTGTTGCCATCAACAAAGCCGACCTTTTAGGTGAACCGGCACCTGGCAGACGTTTTAAGGGTCAGATCTGGATGCAGGGACTTGTTGATTTTGGTGTAAATGATATGTTGTGTTAA
- a CDS encoding replication initiator protein A → MSFDYFYGQQSDLFTFYRVPKVLFTNERFWNISADAKMLYGILLDRMSLSAKNGWIDKNGRVYIIFTIDEAKMALNCAEQKAIKLLSELEKKAGLIERKRQGLGKPNLIYVKNFISAVDSQLLNCENHNSGTMEITTQELPKSQCNNTDIKNTEFSDTDSIFPSGNGGMMDENDRYQEYFDYFSDQLSMDLLKKDYPYDSEMLDNILELIVETVCTKRPLIRIGAEERPAEIVRSRFMKLNAEHIRYVMDCFKENTTKIRNIRQYMLTTIYNAPTTIDTYYDALVRHDMSHGYLEGGFKKLKMKREEGE, encoded by the coding sequence GTGAGTTTTGATTATTTTTACGGTCAGCAATCCGATCTATTCACATTCTATCGAGTTCCGAAGGTGTTGTTCACGAACGAGAGGTTCTGGAATATTTCTGCCGATGCCAAGATGCTGTATGGCATTTTGCTTGACCGCATGAGCCTGTCTGCCAAGAATGGTTGGATAGATAAAAACGGTAGAGTGTATATCATTTTTACAATCGACGAAGCGAAGATGGCTCTGAACTGTGCTGAACAAAAGGCTATCAAGCTGCTCAGTGAACTTGAGAAGAAAGCAGGATTGATTGAACGTAAGCGCCAGGGTTTGGGAAAGCCCAACCTGATCTATGTGAAGAACTTTATCTCTGCTGTGGATTCACAACTCTTGAATTGTGAAAATCACAATTCTGGAACAATGGAAATCACAACTCAAGAACTTCCGAAATCACAATGTAATAATACTGATATTAAAAATACTGAATTTAGTGATACTGATTCTATCTTTCCTTCCGGAAATGGTGGAATGATGGACGAGAATGACCGGTATCAAGAATACTTTGATTATTTCTCGGATCAGCTCAGTATGGATTTGTTGAAGAAGGATTACCCTTACGATTCCGAAATGCTGGATAACATTCTGGAGTTGATCGTTGAAACAGTTTGCACGAAGCGACCGTTGATTCGCATTGGTGCAGAGGAGCGTCCGGCAGAAATTGTCCGCAGTCGGTTTATGAAACTGAATGCCGAACACATTCGATATGTTATGGACTGCTTCAAGGAGAACACCACAAAGATTAGAAATATCCGTCAGTATATGCTGACTACGATATACAATGCGCCGACGACAATAGACACCTACTACGATGCTCTTGTTCGGCACGATATGTCACACGGATATTTGGAAGGAGGATTTAAGAAATTGAAAATGAAGCGAGAGGAAGGAGAGTGA
- a CDS encoding ImmA/IrrE family metallo-endopeptidase: protein MSIPQIRTEAIEAVGRKILMEYDPSLLSGQPCPVPIETIIETKFDLILEFHTLSKNPKILGETIFDDGAVVLYDQIQRQYRMIAVRAGTILIDERLCDPSKLGRLRFTCAHELAHWVLHKKLYSGTGDVAAYNGNVSSDESHGIIERQADTLASALLMPLPQIKKCFYRLRIGRTDEQLIVEMANIFEVSKQAMQIRLKSRNLI from the coding sequence TTGTCAATTCCACAAATCCGTACAGAAGCAATCGAAGCGGTAGGGCGAAAAATCCTGATGGAATATGATCCCTCTCTGCTATCCGGGCAACCATGTCCTGTGCCAATCGAAACCATTATCGAGACAAAGTTTGACCTAATCCTGGAGTTTCATACACTAAGCAAAAACCCCAAGATATTAGGGGAAACCATTTTCGATGACGGTGCTGTTGTCTTATATGACCAGATACAGAGACAGTATCGAATGATTGCAGTAAGAGCCGGTACAATCTTAATTGATGAACGGCTTTGTGATCCGTCAAAATTAGGGCGGCTCCGTTTTACCTGTGCCCATGAGCTGGCTCATTGGGTACTGCATAAGAAGTTATACTCCGGTACTGGAGATGTTGCTGCGTATAACGGAAATGTTTCTTCCGACGAAAGTCATGGCATAATTGAGCGTCAGGCAGACACTCTGGCCTCTGCTCTACTAATGCCTTTACCGCAGATCAAAAAATGTTTTTACCGGCTTAGAATAGGCCGGACAGATGAACAGCTCATTGTAGAAATGGCAAATATTTTTGAGGTTTCCAAGCAAGCAATGCAGATTCGTCTAAAATCCAGGAACCTGATATAA
- a CDS encoding helix-turn-helix domain-containing protein — translation MGNITFGSFIAEKRKAHKFNLRDTAKHLNIAYGYLCDIEQSRRPAPNGDFVERISAFLNLDKSEYELLLDLAAKSRNTVSADLPDYIMEKDIVRAALRVAKEVDATDEEWQTFMKMLKERKR, via the coding sequence GTGGGCAATATAACTTTTGGATCATTTATAGCCGAGAAACGCAAGGCGCACAAATTCAATTTACGCGATACAGCCAAGCATTTGAATATTGCTTACGGCTATCTGTGTGACATTGAACAGAGCCGCCGTCCTGCTCCCAATGGAGATTTTGTGGAACGCATCTCCGCCTTTCTGAATTTGGATAAATCAGAATATGAGTTGCTTTTGGATCTGGCTGCAAAATCACGCAATACAGTATCTGCTGATTTGCCAGACTATATCATGGAAAAAGATATTGTTCGGGCAGCCTTGCGTGTGGCAAAAGAAGTAGACGCTACCGATGAAGAATGGCAGACATTTATGAAAATGCTAAAGGAGCGTAAACGATAG
- a CDS encoding ParB/RepB/Spo0J family partition protein: MQKKGANISLKGYDDIFSTDQSRAEAQQERVQEIPLSELHPFEGHPFRVVDDEEMMKTAESVRDFGVLTPAIVRPDPDGGYEIVSGHRRHRASELAGKETMPAIVRDLDDDAAIILMVDANLQRESILPSERAFAYKMKLDAIKHQGQRTDLTSSQVGMKLQAMDIVGQEAGESRNQVHRYIRLTELIPELLDMVDTGQIKFNPAVELSYLASEEQKDFLSAMDYAQAAPSLSQAQRIKKLAQEGECTLDAMCEIMNEIKKGELDRVTFKTDSLRKYFPKSYTNKQMEDKIIQLLEQWQKKREKSMER; the protein is encoded by the coding sequence ATGCAGAAAAAAGGCGCAAACATCAGCTTGAAGGGGTACGATGATATTTTCTCCACCGATCAATCCAGAGCTGAAGCCCAGCAGGAGCGTGTGCAGGAAATTCCGCTTTCTGAGCTACACCCCTTTGAGGGACACCCCTTCCGTGTGGTTGATGATGAAGAAATGATGAAAACGGCAGAGAGCGTCCGAGATTTCGGAGTTCTCACTCCTGCGATTGTCCGTCCTGACCCCGACGGTGGTTATGAAATCGTTTCTGGTCACAGGCGGCACCGGGCATCGGAGCTTGCGGGTAAGGAAACCATGCCTGCGATTGTTCGTGACCTGGACGATGATGCAGCCATTATTTTGATGGTTGATGCGAATTTGCAGAGGGAGAGTATCCTGCCGAGTGAAAGAGCATTTGCTTATAAGATGAAGCTGGATGCGATTAAACATCAAGGTCAACGCACCGATTTAACTTCATCCCAAGTTGGGATGAAGTTGCAGGCAATGGATATAGTCGGTCAGGAGGCAGGAGAAAGCAGAAATCAGGTACACCGTTATATCCGTCTGACCGAACTGATTCCGGAACTGCTGGATATGGTAGATACGGGTCAGATCAAATTCAATCCTGCGGTGGAGCTTTCCTATCTGGCAAGTGAAGAACAGAAGGATTTTCTTTCTGCAATGGATTATGCTCAAGCAGCTCCTTCCCTTTCGCAAGCACAGCGAATTAAAAAGCTCGCACAGGAGGGCGAGTGTACGCTGGATGCGATGTGCGAGATTATGAATGAAATCAAGAAGGGAGAGCTGGACAGAGTAACCTTCAAAACGGATTCGTTGCGAAAATACTTCCCGAAGTCCTATACCAACAAGCAGATGGAGGATAAAATCATTCAGCTTTTGGAGCAATGGCAGAAAAAAAGAGAAAAATCAATGGAAAGGTAA